The stretch of DNA CCGGGTTCTCGAGCGGCGCGAAACGCCGCTTCGCCGGGTGCTGCCGCCGGATGCCGTGTTCCTCGTCGATTCCCTCATGCAGGGAGTCGTCAACCGGGGCACGGGCGGCGGGATCCGCTCGCGCGGCGTCCAGGGAGTCCTCGCCGGGAAGACCGGGACCACCAACGACGGACGCGACGCCTGGTTCATCGGCTTCTCGCCGAAGATCCTCGCGGCCGTCTGGGTGGGTTTCGACGACAATCGGGGCCTCAACCTCTCGGGATCGCAGGCGGCCGTGCCGATCTTCACCGACTTCATCAAAGGCGTGCCGTCGAACCTGCTCTCGGAATCGTTCACCGCTCCGGCCGACATCGTCACCGCGGAGATCGATCCGGAAACCGGCATGCTCGTGACGCCGTTCTGCCCGCAGACGATGACCGAGGTCTTCCTCTCGGGGACCGCGCCGGTCCGCTACTGCACCGTGCACGCGCCGATGCCGCAGGCGGAGTCGCGAGTCCTCGAGCCGCGAGACGCTCCGAACTAGTCGCCGGGGGAGTCGCGAGTCGGCGAGTCCCCGACGGCGATTCCGAGTCGAGACTCGCGACCGGCCCGCGACGTTCTACTGCAGCCCGCCGCCGGTCGTCGTCGCGACTTCCTCGGACCGGGCCTGCGGTTTCGCCTGCGCGACGAACTGGAAGTCGAAGACGCCCTGCTCCGTTCCGGCCAGGAGAAAACGCCCCTCGCGTTCGATCGCCAGCGTCCGGACGACGCTCGGCCCCATGCCGTTGTCGAACTCCGCCCACCCGCCGCCGCCGCTGGAACTCCGGAAGACGCCGCGCTGCGTTCCGGCGTACAGCGTGTCGGGATTCGCCGGGTCGATCGCGAGACCGAAGACGTTCGTGTCGGTCAGCCCGATGTTGACGGCCGCCCAGCTCGACCCGCCGCTCTTCGTGCGGAAGACCCCCTCCTGCGTCCCCGCGTAGAGGACGTCGGTCTTCTTCGGATCGATCGCGAGCGCGAAGATGACGGCATTGCGGGGGAGCCCGACGTTGACGCCCTTCCAGTGCAGGCCGCCGTCGACCGTCTTGAAGACGCCTCCTTCGTTCGTCCCGGCGTACAGAGTGTCCTTCTCGCGGGGATCGAGCGTGAGGGTGAGGACGTCGGTGTTCGTCAGGCCGCTGTTCAGGACCGTCCAGGTCTTTCCGCCGTCGGTCGACTTGTAGACGCCGCCGAGGGTCGTGCCGGCGCGGAGGACGGCGGGGTTCTGGGGGTCGATGACGAGACAGTGCACGCTGCGGCTCTCGTTCTGCCGATTCGTGACCGCCCATTCCTTGCCGCCGTTGGTCGTCTTGAAGATCCCGTCGCTCGCGGTTCCCGCGTAGAGCACGGCCGGATCTCCGGGGTCGACGACGAGAGCGAAGACGTAGCTGTTGTTCGGAATTCCCGCGTTGACCGGCGCCCAGTGGGCTCCTCCGTCCGTGCTCTTGTGGATGCCTCCCCCGAGGGTGCCGGCATAGATCGTCGTCGATTCCCGCGGGTCGATCGCGAGCGACCCGATGCTCGCGCCGGTCAGGCCCGAATTCGTCGCCTCCCAGCGCTTGCCGCCGTTGACCGACTTGAAGATCCCGTCGCTGCCGGTGCCGGCGTAGAGCGTTCCCGGCGTCGCGGGATCGGGAAGGAGGGTCTGCACGAGCCTTCGGGAAAGCCCGAAATTGATCGGCTTCCAGTGGAGGCCGGCGTCGACGCTCTTCAGGATCCCGTTCGTCCCGTTGGCGGCGTAGACGGTTCCTCCGACGGCGGGGTCGACCGTGATCGCCTGCACGAGCGCGCTCGGCAGCCCGGAGTTGATCGCTTCCCAGTGCTCGCCCGCGTCGGTCGTCCGGAACGCGCCTCCGAGGCCCGTTCCCGCGTACACCGTCGACGGAGAGTGCGGGTCGACCGCGATCGTGAACACGTCCTGCGCGGTCAGGCCGCGATTGACCGCTTTCAAGCTCTTCCCCCCGTCGCTCGTCTTGAAGGCGCCCGAGAACGTCGCCGCGTAGAGGATCGCGGTGTTGGTGGGATCCATGGCCATCGCGGTGACGACTCCGTAGCTCTGTCCCGTCGACACCGGGAGCCATTTCGTCCCGCCGTTGGTCGTCTTCCACACGTCGTCGCCGTTCGTGCCGATGTAGACGATCGACGGGTCTCCCGGATCGATCGCGAGCGAGAAGACGACGACGTTCTTCTTGAGGCCGGCGTTGATCTGGGACCAGTTGCCCCCTCCGTTGGTCGTCTTGAACACGCCCTCGAGGGTTCCGGCGTACAGCGTTCCGACGTTCTTGGGATCGGCGGCGAGCGCGTGGACGTGGAGATCGGTCAATCCGTTGCTGACGATCGTCCAGTTCTTCCCGCCGTCCTCGCTCTTGAACACACCGGCGAACGCGGTCCCGGCATAGACCGTCGAGGCGTGGCCGGGATCCACCGCGATCGCGGTGATCTGTCCTCCCTCGGGGCCGTGGGTCGTCCACGCGTTGAATGCCGCCCTCGATGGAGCCGCAGCCGCAACGATGACCGCGAGCGCCAGAATCGATCGCTTTGCCATGGATGGTCTCCTCCCGCTCCCTCGAAGTCTAGTCACTCCCCTTCGCGAAGGAAAGCGGCGAGGCGGCCAGACGGCCGCGACCGGCGGCGGAAAAGCTTTCGAAATCTTGCGGTTGGCCCTTCGGCGCCCCGGTCCGCGCCTGGGAAAGCCGGCTCGACTGTTGTCTTTTCGTTCAACAACGATGCGCGGCCGGAGACGAACGATCTATGGTCCGCGGTCGCTCAACGAGAGCTCTTGATGATGCCGGCGAGCACGGGCGTGATGCCGTTGATCACGAACTGAACGCCGATCACGCACGTGATCAGGCCCATGATCTTCGCGACGATCCGCTGGCCGGTCTGGCCGATCTTCTCCACGATCCACGGGGCGGCCAGAAGGACGACCCACGTGATCGCGATCGCGGCGCCGATCGCGGCGGCGAGCGCGACCCGGTGTCGGTAATTCGGCGCCTGCCCGACGAGGGCCATCACGGTCGAGATCGCGCCCGGCCCCGCGATCGTCGGGATCGCGAGCGGAACGATCGAGGGATCTCCGCCGGCGGCTTCCGCCTCCACTTCCTCTCGACCGTTGTTGAGCGTCCGGATCGAGATCATCGTGAAGAGCACGCCGCCGGCGATCTGGAAGGCCGGAACCGTGATTCCGAAGAAAGAGAAGATCAGACCTCCGGCCGCCTCGAACAGGAGGAGCGTCGCGCCCGCCGCGAGGCTCGACTTCAAGGCCGCGCGCCGCCGTTCTCCGGCCGGGGCTCCCGACGTCATCCCGACGAAGATCGGCGCCGCCGAGATCGGATTGATCACGGTGAACAGCGAGGTGAAGGCGAGGACGCCGAAATTCCAGAGGGGGAGCACGATCATCCCTCCGGTTCGATCGGAATCCGGGTTTCGAGCTTGGACGAGGAGAGCACGAACGTCGTCTTGATCTTTTCGATCGCCGGAACCTTCAGCAGCCGGCCGAGGACGAACCGCTCGTAATCGACGGGCGAGGCCGTCACGACCTTCAGCAGGTAGTCCTCCTCGCCGGCGATGTGGTGGCATTCGAGGACTTCGGGGAGCTTTGCGACCGCGCGCCGGAACGACGCGTCGGTCTGCTGGCCATGAGACTTCATGATCACCGCGACGAATGCCGTCACCGGTTTTCCGACCCTCCCCTGGTCGACCAGGGCGACGTACTTCCGGAGGAAGCCTTCCCGCTCGAGCTTCCGCACGCGCTCGAGGGTGGGCGCCGCCGTCAGCCCGATCCGCGAGGCGAGGTCCGTGTTCGTGATCCTTCCGTCGTCCTGCAGCACGCGGAGGATCGCCCGGTCGAGCGCGTCGAGGCCGTTCATGACGCCGGGAGATTACATCAATGAACTCTTCCATGTAAAGAATAAAATTGTGTGTATATGTGATTTCACGGAAGAATCTTCTGTACGGGCGCCGCGTCTCCGGGGGTCGGGCTCCCGGGGGAGGAGCGCGGCCGCGCCGCGCGGGGGCGGCTCCCGTCGGTTCCCCTCTCCCGATAGAATGCGCGGGATGGACGCTCTCCGGATCCGCGGCGCCCGCCAGCACAACCTGAAGAATCTTTCGGTCGACATCCCGCGCGACCGTCTCGTCGTCCTGACCGGGGTTTCCGGGTCGGGAAAATCGTCGCTCGCGTTCGACACGATCTTCGCGGAAGGGCAGCGGCGCTACGTCGAGTCGCTCTCCGCCTACGCGCGGCAGTTTCTCGAGCAGATGGAGAAGCCGGACGTCGACGCGATCGAAGGGCTGTCCCCCGCGATATCGATCGACCAGCGCGCGACATCGAAGACCCCGCGCTCGACGGTCGGCACCGTCACCGAGATCTACGACTACCTCCGCCTCCTGTACGCGTCGGTCGGGAAGCCCCACTGCCCGAAGTGCGGGCGGCCGATCGCCGCGCAGACCGCCCAGGAGATGATCGACCGCGCCCTCCGGCTCCCGGAAGGCGCCCGGTTCTCGATCCTGGCCCCGCACGTCGTCGGCAAGAAGGGGGAGTACCGCAAGCAGATGGCGCAGATGGTGCGGGAAGGCTTTCTTCGCGCGCGCGTCGACGGGCGCATGGAGGATCTCGAGTCGCCGCCGGAGCTCGACAAGCAGAAGAAGCACACGATCGAAGTGGTCGTCGACCGCCTCGTCGCGAAAGGCTCCGCCGACGCCGAATACGCGAAGCGCCTCGCCGACTCGATCGAGACCGCGCTCCGGGTTTCGGGCGGACTCGTGGTGCTGCTCAAGGCGGACGGCTCCGAGGACGTCCTCTCGGCGAACTACGCCTGCCCCGATTGCGGGACGTCCCTCGCCGAGATCACTCCACGGCTCTTTTCGTTCAATTCTCCCTACGGGGCGTGCGCGAAGTGCTCCGGGCTCGGCACGATCCTGAAGGCCGATCCGGAACGGCTCGTCTCGGAGCCGGAGAAGTCGATCGCCGGAGGAGCGATCGCCCTGCTCAAGCCGGGGTCGACGAACTGGCGGAACCGCCAGATGAAGCAGCTCGCCCGCCACTACAAGTTCTCGCTCGACCAGAAGTTCTCGGCGCTCCCCCGGAAGGCGCGCGACGTCATCCTCTACGGTTCCGGAGGGGACGAGATCCGGTTCTCCTGGGTCGCCGAGAAAGGGGAGTACAACTGGCGTTCGGCGTACGAGGGGCTGATCCCGATGATCGAGCGCCGGTACCGCGAAACGGAGAACCCGGAGCACCGCGCCGAGCTCGAACGGTTCATGTCCGTGACGCCGTGCCCCGAGTGCGGTGGGCGGCGGCTGAAGCCGGAGGCCCTCGCCGTCCGCATCGACGGCCGCGCCATCGACGAGATCGGGGATCTCACGATCGCCGACGCGATCGCCTGGTTCGAGGCGCTCGCGCTCTCCCCTCGCGAGACCGAGATCGCCGGAAAGATCCTGAAGGAGATCCGCGACCGGCTCGGCTTCATGAACAACGTGGGGCTCGGGTACCTGAACCTCTCCCGCACGGCCGCCACGCTGTCCGGAGGGGAGTCCCAGCGGATCCATCTGGCGACCCAGATCGGGTCGAAGCTCACGGGAGTCCTCTACGTGCTCGACGAGCCGTCGATCGGGCTCCACCAGCGCGACAACCGGAGACTGATCGACACTCTCCTCTCGATGCGCGATCTCGGGAACACCGTGATCGTCGTCGAGCACGACGAGGAGACGATCCGGGCGGCGGACCACGTGCTCGATCTGGGACCCGGAGCGGGAGTCCACGGGGGCGAGATCGTCGCCGCCGGCCGGCCGGACGAGATCGAGAAATTCCCGCGGTCGCTCACCGGGAAGTACCTCTCCGGCGAGCGCCAGATTCCGGTCCCGATGCTGCGCCGGCCCGGCCGCGGGAAGGCGCTCGTCGTCCGTCGCGCCCGGGAACACAACCTCAAGAACGTCGACGTGCGCTTTCCGCTCGGCGTGTTCACCTGCGTGACCGGCGTCTCGGGGTCCGGCAAATCGACGCTCGTCAACGACATCCTCTATCCGGCGCTGGCGCGCGCGCTCTACGGCTCCTCCGAGAAGCCGGGTCGGCACGACCGGATCGACGGGATCGCCGAGATCGACAAGGTCATCGACATCGACCAGAGCCCGATCGGCCGCACCCCGCGCAGCAATCCGGCGACGTACACGAACGTGTTCAACGCGATCCGCGATCTCATGGCGAAGACGCCCGAGGCGCGCGCCCGGGGCTATTCGCCGGGACGGTTCTCCTTCAACGTCAAGGGAGGACGCTGCGAGGCGTGCGCCGGAGACGGACAGATCAAGATCGAGATGCATTTCCTCCCGGACATCTACGTGACGTGCGACGTGTGCGGCGGGAAGCGCTACAACCGCGAGAC from Thermoanaerobaculia bacterium encodes:
- the uvrA gene encoding excinuclease ABC subunit UvrA, which translates into the protein MDALRIRGARQHNLKNLSVDIPRDRLVVLTGVSGSGKSSLAFDTIFAEGQRRYVESLSAYARQFLEQMEKPDVDAIEGLSPAISIDQRATSKTPRSTVGTVTEIYDYLRLLYASVGKPHCPKCGRPIAAQTAQEMIDRALRLPEGARFSILAPHVVGKKGEYRKQMAQMVREGFLRARVDGRMEDLESPPELDKQKKHTIEVVVDRLVAKGSADAEYAKRLADSIETALRVSGGLVVLLKADGSEDVLSANYACPDCGTSLAEITPRLFSFNSPYGACAKCSGLGTILKADPERLVSEPEKSIAGGAIALLKPGSTNWRNRQMKQLARHYKFSLDQKFSALPRKARDVILYGSGGDEIRFSWVAEKGEYNWRSAYEGLIPMIERRYRETENPEHRAELERFMSVTPCPECGGRRLKPEALAVRIDGRAIDEIGDLTIADAIAWFEALALSPRETEIAGKILKEIRDRLGFMNNVGLGYLNLSRTAATLSGGESQRIHLATQIGSKLTGVLYVLDEPSIGLHQRDNRRLIDTLLSMRDLGNTVIVVEHDEETIRAADHVLDLGPGAGVHGGEIVAAGRPDEIEKFPRSLTGKYLSGERQIPVPMLRRPGRGKALVVRRAREHNLKNVDVRFPLGVFTCVTGVSGSGKSTLVNDILYPALARALYGSSEKPGRHDRIDGIAEIDKVIDIDQSPIGRTPRSNPATYTNVFNAIRDLMAKTPEARARGYSPGRFSFNVKGGRCEACAGDGQIKIEMHFLPDIYVTCDVCGGKRYNRETLQVTYKGKSIADILDLTVEQAYELFRNIPPIANICGTLTDVGLGYITLGQPATTLSGGEAQRIKLARELAKRSTGRTLYLLDEPTTGLHFDDIQKLLSVLHSLTDKGNTVIVIEHNLDVIKTADWIIDLGPEGGEGGGRLLAEGTPEDLAAVRGSFTGEYLRKILGESPKRASR
- a CDS encoding Lrp/AsnC family transcriptional regulator, whose translation is MNGLDALDRAILRVLQDDGRITNTDLASRIGLTAAPTLERVRKLEREGFLRKYVALVDQGRVGKPVTAFVAVIMKSHGQQTDASFRRAVAKLPEVLECHHIAGEEDYLLKVVTASPVDYERFVLGRLLKVPAIEKIKTTFVLSSSKLETRIPIEPEG
- a CDS encoding MarC family protein, with the translated sequence MLPLWNFGVLAFTSLFTVINPISAAPIFVGMTSGAPAGERRRAALKSSLAAGATLLLFEAAGGLIFSFFGITVPAFQIAGGVLFTMISIRTLNNGREEVEAEAAGGDPSIVPLAIPTIAGPGAISTVMALVGQAPNYRHRVALAAAIGAAIAITWVVLLAAPWIVEKIGQTGQRIVAKIMGLITCVIGVQFVINGITPVLAGIIKSSR